From the genome of Triticum aestivum cultivar Chinese Spring chromosome 3B, IWGSC CS RefSeq v2.1, whole genome shotgun sequence, one region includes:
- the LOC123072589 gene encoding MAPK-interacting and spindle-stabilizing protein-like codes for MAMAPHPPVLLLLLLAPLLLCSLLPDAARAAGAEDAGVTIVRKDGTTCTLCASCENPCNPNPGYNYPSPPPPAQVTPAAPVYPPPTSYPAPSGGGGGGGGYFYPPPTGGYGGGGGGGGGSQGGQGGGGGGGAYPTPPPPNPFLPYFPFYYYSPPPQLKSSAPAVPSSAAAPPLLLLALSGLLLW; via the coding sequence ATGGCCATGGCGCCCCACCCACCggtcctcctcctgctgctcctcGCGCCGCTCCTCCTCTGCTCGCTGCTCCCCGATGCGGCGCGGGCggccggcgccgaggacgccgGCGTGACCATCGTGCGCAAGGACGGCACGACCTGCACGCTCTGCGCCTCCTGCGAGAACCCCTGCAACCCCAACCCAGGATACAACTACCCGTCGCCACCTCCCCCGGCTCAGGTCACCCCCGCGGCGCCGGTGTACCCGCCTCCCACTTCCTACCCAGCTCCctccggtggaggcggcggtggcggtggctacTTCTACCCTCCGCCCACCGGCGGgtacggaggaggaggcggcggcggcggcgggtcccAGGGAGGacaaggtggaggaggaggaggcggtgcgtACCCGACGCCCCCGCCGCCCAACCCGTTCCTGCCCTACTTCCCCTTCTACTACTACAGCCCGCCACCCCAGCTCAAGAGCTCGGCGCCGGCCGTCCCGTCGTCCGCCGcggcgccgccgctgctgctgctcgcgcTCTCCGGGCTCCTGCTctggtga